A stretch of Geomonas oryzisoli DNA encodes these proteins:
- a CDS encoding sigma-54-dependent transcriptional regulator, translating to MAKILIIDDEETVCQSMSLVGKRAGHETACARTLAAGCRMAADEAFDLVFLDVRLPDGNGLEMLPRLAQAPSHPEIVIMTGYGDPAGAELAITSGAWDYIEKGSSVKDITLSLVRALEYRKQKLSLSGRQEVIALKRENIIGNSPALKACLDAVARAAVSDAGVLILGETGSGKELFARAVHQNSRRCDKPFVVVDCASLPETLVESLLFGHEKGAFTGAEKARDGLVSQAHGGTLFLDEVGELPFTAQKSFLRVLQEKRYRPVGGAREVESDFRLVAATNRNLNQMVEAGTFRGDLLFRLSTFVIELPPLRERKEDIKELARYYMDKFCEDNGLSPKGSCPEFMETLQAYSWPGNVREFINTIERTVLTAREQPVLFAQHLPTQIRVQVTQSAVNHHETAAAPPFQLSPPAQLPKLNDFRDSVYTQAEKQYLCDLMALAQNDITTACNLSGLSQSRLYALLKIHDLHRSA from the coding sequence ATGGCGAAAATCCTGATCATCGATGACGAGGAAACCGTGTGCCAGTCGATGTCGCTGGTGGGCAAGCGTGCGGGGCACGAAACGGCTTGTGCCAGGACGCTGGCTGCCGGTTGCCGGATGGCGGCCGACGAGGCGTTCGACCTGGTGTTTCTCGACGTGCGGCTCCCGGACGGCAACGGGCTTGAGATGCTGCCGCGCCTGGCGCAGGCCCCGTCCCATCCCGAGATCGTCATCATGACCGGATACGGAGACCCCGCCGGCGCCGAGCTCGCCATCACCAGCGGCGCCTGGGATTACATCGAAAAGGGGTCCTCGGTCAAGGACATCACCCTTTCCCTGGTGCGAGCCCTGGAGTACCGCAAGCAGAAGCTCTCCCTGTCGGGCCGCCAGGAGGTGATCGCCCTGAAGCGGGAAAACATCATCGGCAACAGCCCGGCCTTGAAAGCCTGCCTCGATGCGGTGGCGCGCGCCGCGGTGAGCGATGCGGGGGTTCTGATCCTGGGAGAAACGGGATCGGGCAAGGAGCTGTTCGCCCGGGCGGTGCACCAGAACAGCAGGCGCTGCGACAAACCCTTCGTCGTGGTGGATTGCGCCAGCCTTCCCGAGACGCTGGTGGAAAGCCTGCTGTTCGGACACGAGAAGGGGGCTTTCACCGGCGCCGAAAAGGCCCGCGACGGACTGGTCAGCCAGGCCCATGGCGGGACCCTTTTCCTGGACGAAGTGGGCGAGCTTCCCTTCACCGCTCAAAAGTCCTTCCTGCGCGTGCTGCAGGAGAAGCGGTACCGTCCGGTGGGGGGCGCGCGAGAGGTGGAGAGCGATTTCCGGCTGGTGGCGGCGACCAACCGCAATCTGAACCAGATGGTGGAGGCCGGGACCTTCCGCGGCGACCTCCTCTTCAGGTTGAGCACCTTTGTTATCGAGCTCCCACCGCTGCGCGAGCGCAAAGAGGACATCAAGGAGCTCGCGCGCTATTACATGGACAAGTTCTGCGAGGACAACGGCCTCTCGCCCAAGGGAAGCTGCCCGGAATTCATGGAGACGCTGCAGGCGTACAGCTGGCCCGGCAACGTGCGCGAGTTCATCAACACCATCGAGCGCACGGTGCTGACCGCACGGGAGCAGCCGGTCCTTTTCGCGCAGCACCTGCCGACGCAGATCCGGGTACAGGTCACTCAGAGTGCGGTGAACCATCATGAAACTGCAGCCGCGCCCCCTTTTCAACTGTCGCCGCCTGCCCAGCTCCCCAAGTTGAATGACTTCCGTGACAGCGTCTATACCCAGGCCGAAAAGCAGTACCTCTGCGACCTGATGGCACTGGCTCAAAACGATATCACTACCGCCTGCAACCTCTCCGGACTTTCCCAGTCCCGCCTGTACGCCCTGCTGAAAATCCACGACCTGCACCGTTCGGCCTAG
- a CDS encoding histidine kinase, which produces MDERGIIIADRDAEFRSQVAEYFRKAGYEVETTDSTVHVLCSILQKKTPVLLLGSDFDQKVSSSDLIHLLKKCNRHLNVIMVSDDLPLDQARQVRKAGIFYQAMKPAETGDTEELGLAVECAFKTYRANRQQERMEAAMRRRANRRESVKKQPVPASRRFSWLIALAVLIFGTSFLALSAAESVQRGGNLGIWLFLGFCALLVVAQFFPVFRIKLSQRVMAQHAAKEQAASSEKKSS; this is translated from the coding sequence ATGGACGAACGGGGAATCATCATTGCGGACCGAGACGCGGAATTCCGCAGCCAGGTAGCCGAATACTTCCGCAAGGCGGGGTACGAGGTGGAGACCACTGATTCAACGGTCCACGTGCTCTGCAGCATCCTGCAGAAGAAGACACCGGTGCTGTTGTTGGGAAGTGACTTCGACCAGAAGGTTTCATCGTCGGACCTGATTCACCTTTTGAAGAAGTGCAACCGCCACCTGAACGTCATCATGGTCTCCGACGATCTTCCCCTGGACCAGGCGAGGCAGGTGCGCAAGGCGGGGATCTTTTACCAAGCCATGAAACCGGCGGAAACCGGAGATACCGAGGAGCTTGGTCTGGCCGTGGAATGCGCCTTCAAGACCTATCGCGCCAACCGGCAGCAGGAGCGCATGGAGGCCGCGATGAGGCGGCGAGCCAACCGCCGCGAGTCGGTGAAAAAGCAACCGGTTCCTGCCTCCAGGCGCTTCTCCTGGCTGATAGCCCTCGCCGTGCTCATCTTCGGGACCAGCTTTTTGGCACTGTCGGCGGCGGAGAGCGTCCAGAGGGGGGGCAACCTCGGGATCTGGCTTTTCCTCGGGTTCTGCGCGCTGCTGGTGGTAGCGCAGTTCTTCCCAGTGTTCAGGATCAAGCTGTCGCAGCGCGTGATGGCGCAGCACGCTGCCAAAGAACAGGCGGCCTCATCCGAGAAGAAATCATCCTAA
- a CDS encoding cytochrome c3 family protein translates to MKPADLQKMSLLAKLAFCAWALAGLIAQANAWGFSYGDQTGSNQACLSCHGKTGEVPKGTFIDPQRFTQTAHANLGCEACHATVPANHPDGNKVPKADCRECHSGISAEYDKGLHASKTACNGCHNPHLVQNPKDVSGQEINMICSNCHNSLEMTAKHGEWLPQSELHLRMLPCITCHTGAKDYYISMYIVKSKGDSRFGKQEVAEYADLKAMAGNRPIVSLIDTNRDNYVSLEELRVFNRTQKSLRLYGMMTPSTVSHKFEILDSRRNCSFCHTSGSGLMQTSFIAVPDEQGNFQRVPVEKGAVLDALYAAPDFYMMGSTKNAKLNNIGLAIICCGLIMPVGHGFVRFLTRKNRKHKEHQS, encoded by the coding sequence GTGAAACCAGCCGACCTACAAAAGATGAGTTTGCTCGCGAAGCTGGCGTTCTGCGCCTGGGCCCTCGCCGGCCTGATCGCGCAAGCCAACGCCTGGGGATTTTCTTATGGAGATCAGACCGGCAGCAACCAGGCCTGTCTGTCCTGTCACGGTAAAACCGGCGAGGTGCCCAAGGGCACCTTCATCGACCCGCAGCGCTTCACCCAGACCGCCCATGCCAACCTCGGGTGTGAAGCCTGTCACGCGACCGTCCCTGCCAACCATCCGGACGGCAACAAGGTGCCCAAGGCCGACTGCCGCGAATGCCACTCGGGCATCAGCGCAGAGTACGACAAAGGGCTGCATGCATCCAAGACAGCCTGCAACGGCTGCCATAACCCGCACCTGGTGCAGAACCCCAAAGACGTCTCCGGGCAGGAGATCAACATGATCTGCTCCAACTGCCACAACTCTTTGGAGATGACGGCGAAGCACGGCGAGTGGCTGCCTCAATCGGAACTGCACCTGCGCATGCTGCCGTGCATCACCTGCCATACCGGTGCCAAGGACTATTACATCAGCATGTACATCGTCAAGAGCAAGGGGGACAGCCGGTTCGGCAAGCAGGAAGTGGCCGAGTACGCCGATCTGAAAGCCATGGCCGGTAACCGCCCCATCGTCTCCCTCATCGATACCAACCGGGACAACTACGTCTCCCTCGAGGAACTGCGCGTGTTCAACCGCACCCAGAAGTCGCTCCGTCTTTACGGGATGATGACCCCCTCGACGGTGTCGCACAAGTTCGAGATCCTGGACAGCCGGCGCAACTGCAGTTTCTGCCACACCTCAGGCTCCGGACTCATGCAGACCAGCTTCATAGCCGTGCCTGACGAGCAAGGGAACTTCCAGAGGGTGCCGGTAGAGAAGGGGGCGGTCCTCGATGCCCTTTACGCCGCTCCGGACTTCTACATGATGGGGTCCACCAAGAACGCCAAGTTGAACAACATCGGGCTCGCCATCATCTGCTGCGGACTCATCATGCCGGTCGGACACGGTTTTGTCCGGTTCCTGACTCGGAAGAACAGGAAACATAAGGAGCACCAGTCATGA
- a CDS encoding cytochrome b/b6 domain-containing protein, translating to MSEKTRIYLQPWPIRIWHWINASGIIILILSGAQIRFPETLSIFSSYKNAIEVHNTAGIIVSISFSFWFFYYKMVKNTLDKLYIPDEEDIKHGLVRQLLYYCFWYFLGRPSPYHATPDHKFNPMQKSAYLAVMFVLMPLVGLTGILLLNVTPLRVLVLMWGGIKFIVALHFLLACSLLAFLCTHVYLATLGDYIKPMLVGWEDVEEHEEPEAAPGVAIPGYRPVRHYPEYEQALLEQRHS from the coding sequence ATGAGCGAGAAAACAAGAATCTACCTGCAGCCCTGGCCGATACGCATCTGGCACTGGATCAACGCCTCCGGCATCATCATCCTGATTCTGTCCGGCGCCCAGATCCGGTTTCCCGAGACTCTGAGCATCTTCAGCAGCTACAAGAACGCCATCGAGGTGCACAACACAGCCGGGATCATCGTTTCCATCTCCTTCTCGTTCTGGTTCTTCTACTACAAGATGGTGAAGAACACGCTGGACAAGCTGTACATCCCGGACGAGGAGGACATCAAGCACGGCCTGGTACGCCAGCTCCTTTACTACTGCTTCTGGTACTTCCTGGGGCGGCCGAGCCCCTACCATGCCACGCCGGATCACAAGTTCAACCCGATGCAGAAATCGGCGTATCTGGCGGTGATGTTCGTGCTGATGCCGCTGGTGGGGCTCACGGGAATCCTGCTGCTGAACGTTACACCGCTGCGCGTGCTGGTTCTCATGTGGGGCGGGATCAAGTTCATCGTCGCGCTTCATTTCCTCCTGGCGTGCTCGCTGCTCGCTTTCCTCTGCACGCACGTCTACCTGGCGACCCTGGGGGACTACATCAAGCCGATGCTGGTCGGGTGGGAGGACGTGGAAGAACACGAGGAGCCGGAGGCGGCCCCGGGAGTGGCCATTCCCGGCTACCGGCCGGTGCGTCACTATCCGGAGTACGAGCAGGCACTTCTGGAGCAGCGCCACAGCTGA
- a CDS encoding cytochrome c3 family protein: MRFTSAFIVLAALAVAASAAYAIELKDITYQTDGGGKVVFSHNKHLKKKAEKSPNVSCKVCHENPRAAKVKYTMADMDKGKSCGKCHNGKKAFSVAKCTACHKVKNVTFKVKETGPVLFSHNKHLKTMQCNACHNSLYKTGPNKQVTMAEMEKGKSCGACHNGKKAFSVAKCDGCHPSPKQVVFKVKETGPTVFSHSKHVEIYSCSSCHTKVFPLGSGKPVTMAAMEKGKSCGACHNAKDAFAVSQCEKCHPVQEIKFKVADVGDVKFSHSNHLGMYKCKDCHSGTFPTKRGGRPVSMDEMKKAKSCGACHDGKSAFTVNGNCDSCHQHG, translated from the coding sequence ATGAGATTCACATCGGCTTTCATTGTCCTGGCCGCGCTAGCCGTAGCAGCTTCCGCAGCATACGCCATCGAGCTGAAGGACATCACCTACCAGACCGATGGTGGGGGCAAGGTGGTCTTCAGCCACAACAAGCACCTGAAGAAGAAAGCGGAGAAAAGCCCGAACGTGAGTTGCAAGGTGTGCCACGAAAATCCCCGCGCCGCCAAGGTCAAGTACACCATGGCCGACATGGACAAAGGGAAATCGTGCGGCAAGTGCCATAACGGTAAGAAGGCATTCAGCGTTGCCAAATGCACCGCGTGCCACAAGGTCAAGAACGTCACCTTCAAGGTCAAAGAGACCGGCCCGGTGCTCTTCAGTCACAACAAGCACCTGAAAACCATGCAGTGCAACGCCTGCCACAACTCCCTCTACAAGACCGGCCCGAACAAGCAGGTGACCATGGCCGAGATGGAAAAGGGGAAATCGTGCGGCGCCTGCCACAACGGCAAGAAGGCGTTCAGCGTCGCAAAGTGCGACGGCTGCCACCCCTCACCCAAGCAGGTCGTCTTCAAGGTGAAGGAGACCGGCCCGACCGTTTTCAGCCACAGCAAACATGTTGAGATCTACAGCTGCAGTTCCTGCCACACCAAGGTGTTCCCGCTCGGCTCCGGAAAACCCGTCACCATGGCAGCCATGGAGAAAGGGAAATCGTGCGGCGCCTGCCACAACGCCAAGGACGCCTTCGCCGTTTCGCAATGCGAAAAGTGCCACCCGGTCCAGGAGATCAAGTTTAAGGTTGCCGACGTCGGGGACGTCAAGTTCAGCCACAGTAACCACCTGGGCATGTACAAATGCAAGGACTGCCACAGCGGCACCTTCCCGACCAAACGCGGCGGCAGGCCGGTCTCCATGGACGAGATGAAAAAGGCCAAGTCGTGCGGCGCCTGCCACGACGGCAAGTCAGCCTTCACCGTGAACGGCAACTGCGACTCCTGCCATCAGCACGGCTAG
- a CDS encoding aspartate:alanine exchanger family transporter, with the protein MIKILLENPLMLLLMVAALGYPLGKIKVYGITLGVGAVLFVGLAFGMLHPDMKAPAIVYIMGQALFVYTVGLSAGPSFISTFRRNGVMNNLLAGGVLCASAALCVALQKYFAIQPGIAAGIFCGSMTASPALGGALESIRQTAPPDLLETMLAEPVVGFSVAYPIGVIGLMLTINVCQKMWKVDYQAEFKVLRKPEDRNSLVHCTIKVQKVDPPDLTVAKLNESNNCEVIFSRIKRDDEFFYAGPGTVLQQGDLAMVAGAPHEIEKIATVLGERRSKERLGLDRTEYEYRRIFVSSPMAIGRTIGELHQEQRFGEVITLVRRGDNEYLPEAEMILELGDVVRVLAHKTCMDEVTAFFGNSYRRVSEVDVMTFSLGLVIGLVLGLIPFPFPGGGSMQLGFAGGPLIVGILLGTFGRTGKMVWSLPYSASMVLKQVGLVLFLAGIGTRSGYSLLTTLSHGGGGSIFITGVCVTSVTAFLGLFIAHKIMKLPMTLAVGIVAGMHTSTPGLGYIKEQTGNDLSDQGYACVFPFATIGKIILVHIILVATGQL; encoded by the coding sequence ATGATCAAGATTCTCCTCGAGAACCCGTTGATGCTTCTGCTCATGGTCGCAGCACTAGGCTATCCCTTAGGCAAGATCAAGGTCTACGGCATCACCTTAGGCGTCGGCGCCGTGCTCTTCGTCGGGCTCGCCTTCGGCATGCTCCATCCCGACATGAAGGCCCCGGCCATCGTGTACATCATGGGGCAGGCGCTCTTCGTCTACACCGTCGGCCTCTCCGCCGGCCCCTCCTTCATCTCGACCTTCCGCAGAAACGGGGTCATGAACAACCTGCTCGCCGGAGGTGTCCTGTGCGCCTCGGCGGCTCTCTGCGTCGCGCTGCAGAAGTATTTCGCCATCCAGCCGGGCATCGCCGCCGGCATCTTCTGCGGCAGCATGACCGCCTCGCCGGCCCTCGGTGGCGCCTTGGAATCGATCCGCCAGACCGCGCCGCCCGATCTTTTGGAAACGATGCTCGCCGAGCCGGTGGTCGGCTTCTCCGTCGCCTACCCGATCGGCGTCATCGGGCTGATGCTGACCATCAACGTCTGCCAGAAGATGTGGAAGGTGGACTACCAGGCGGAGTTCAAGGTGCTGCGCAAGCCCGAGGACCGCAACTCGCTGGTGCACTGCACCATTAAAGTTCAGAAGGTGGACCCGCCCGACCTGACCGTCGCCAAGCTGAACGAATCCAACAACTGCGAGGTGATCTTCAGCCGGATCAAGCGGGATGACGAGTTCTTCTACGCCGGTCCAGGCACCGTGCTGCAGCAGGGCGACCTCGCGATGGTGGCAGGGGCGCCGCACGAGATCGAGAAGATAGCGACGGTGCTCGGGGAGAGGAGAAGCAAGGAGCGCCTGGGACTGGACCGCACCGAATACGAGTACCGCAGGATCTTCGTCTCCAGCCCCATGGCGATCGGGCGCACCATCGGTGAGTTGCATCAGGAGCAGCGTTTCGGGGAGGTGATCACGCTGGTGCGCCGGGGGGACAACGAATATCTCCCCGAGGCCGAGATGATCCTGGAGCTCGGCGACGTGGTCAGGGTGCTGGCTCACAAGACCTGCATGGACGAGGTGACCGCCTTCTTCGGCAACTCCTATCGCAGGGTGAGCGAGGTGGACGTGATGACCTTCAGCCTCGGGCTCGTGATCGGGTTGGTGCTGGGGCTGATCCCCTTCCCCTTCCCCGGCGGAGGGAGCATGCAGCTTGGTTTTGCCGGGGGGCCGCTCATCGTCGGCATCCTGCTGGGGACCTTCGGCAGGACCGGCAAGATGGTCTGGAGCCTCCCCTACAGCGCCAGCATGGTGCTGAAGCAGGTGGGGCTGGTGCTGTTTCTGGCCGGTATCGGCACCCGTTCCGGCTACAGCCTGCTTACCACCTTGAGCCACGGGGGGGGCGGCAGCATCTTCATCACCGGCGTCTGCGTCACCTCGGTCACGGCTTTTCTCGGCCTGTTCATCGCCCACAAGATCATGAAGCTCCCGATGACACTGGCGGTCGGCATCGTGGCGGGGATGCACACCTCCACGCCCGGCCTGGGCTACATCAAGGAGCAGACCGGGAACGACCTCTCCGACCAGGGCTACGCCTGCGTGTTCCCCTTCGCCACCATCGGGAAGATCATCCTGGTGCACATCATCCTCGTCGCCACCGGCCAGCTATGA